In Corynebacterium guangdongense, one DNA window encodes the following:
- a CDS encoding ribonuclease J, which produces MNEPRNRSRKVTRKAGPPEENAGAAAADVAPVFQAPSQEAVAAAPSRQSIESAGEADSDTGKKSTAAQSEDSQDNRGGNRTRTRSRGGRGRGRGGSGAENNAGGENRGGNNSNNSNNNNSRGRRNVVKSMQGHDLTKRLPEPPKQANGSLRIYALGGISEIGRNMTVFEYNGRLLIVDVGVLFPSSGEPGVDLILPDFGPIENKLDKIDGMVITHGHEDHIGAIPWLLKLRHDIPIYSAKFTLALIAAKTKEHRQRPKMHEVTKDSDLNVGPFRLRFWTVGHSIPDALGVSIKAGRNHVVMTGDVKLDQTPYDGKPTDLPALSRFGDEGIDLFLCDSTNATTPGISNSEAGIETTLIRLVANARQRVVLSSFASNVSRVQMAVNAAVASNRKVAFNGRSMIRNMEIAEKMGYLKAPRGTIIDINEAAKLAPHKVMLVTTGTQGEPMAALSRMSRREHRQITIRPGDLIILSSSMIPGNEEAIFSVINNLSQIGAEIVTNKDANVHASGHGYAGELLFLYNAARPKNAMPVHGEWRHLRANGDLAVSTGVKREGIMLAQNGVVVDLNNGKAQVVGQFPVGHLYVDGNSMGEVEADVLADRTALGSGGVVSVTAVINDSTGRLLEAPKVSTTGVAEDDRGQVLELVEIAENTMNDLAAEGENDIYRMVQQLRRRLGRHISQKYGREPMILPTIVPIAADTGAVDDEDVEAARESL; this is translated from the coding sequence ATGAATGAACCCCGTAACCGCTCCCGGAAGGTCACCCGCAAGGCTGGCCCGCCGGAGGAGAACGCCGGCGCCGCAGCAGCTGACGTCGCCCCCGTTTTCCAGGCCCCGTCTCAGGAGGCCGTCGCCGCCGCCCCGTCCCGCCAGTCAATCGAGTCCGCCGGTGAGGCCGACTCCGACACCGGGAAGAAGTCCACGGCTGCGCAGAGCGAAGACAGCCAGGACAACCGTGGCGGCAACCGCACCCGCACCCGCTCCCGTGGTGGCCGCGGCCGTGGCCGTGGCGGGTCCGGCGCCGAGAACAACGCCGGCGGCGAGAACCGCGGCGGCAACAACAGCAACAACAGCAACAACAACAACTCCCGCGGCCGTCGCAACGTCGTGAAGTCCATGCAGGGCCACGACCTGACCAAGCGTCTGCCGGAGCCGCCGAAGCAGGCCAACGGCTCGCTGCGCATCTACGCCCTGGGCGGCATCTCCGAGATCGGCCGCAACATGACGGTCTTCGAGTACAACGGCCGTCTGCTGATCGTCGACGTCGGCGTGCTTTTCCCGTCCTCGGGTGAGCCGGGCGTCGACCTGATCCTGCCGGACTTTGGTCCGATCGAGAACAAGCTCGACAAGATCGACGGCATGGTCATCACCCACGGCCACGAAGACCACATCGGAGCCATCCCGTGGCTGCTGAAACTGCGCCACGACATCCCGATCTACTCGGCGAAGTTCACCCTCGCACTGATCGCGGCCAAGACCAAGGAACACCGTCAGCGTCCGAAGATGCATGAGGTGACCAAGGACTCCGACCTCAACGTCGGCCCCTTCCGCCTCCGTTTCTGGACCGTCGGCCACTCCATCCCGGACGCGCTCGGCGTGTCCATCAAGGCCGGCCGCAACCACGTCGTCATGACCGGCGACGTGAAGCTGGACCAGACCCCGTACGACGGTAAGCCGACCGACCTGCCGGCGCTGTCCCGCTTCGGCGACGAGGGCATCGATCTCTTCCTGTGCGACTCGACCAACGCCACGACCCCGGGCATCTCGAACTCCGAGGCCGGCATCGAGACCACCCTGATCCGTCTGGTCGCCAACGCCCGCCAGCGTGTGGTCCTCTCCTCCTTCGCGTCCAACGTCTCCCGTGTGCAGATGGCGGTCAACGCCGCGGTCGCCTCCAACCGCAAGGTCGCCTTCAACGGCCGCTCGATGATCCGCAACATGGAGATCGCCGAGAAGATGGGCTACCTGAAGGCCCCGCGCGGCACGATCATCGACATCAACGAGGCCGCCAAGCTGGCCCCGCACAAGGTCATGCTCGTCACGACCGGTACGCAGGGCGAGCCGATGGCCGCGCTCTCGCGCATGTCCCGTCGCGAGCACCGCCAGATCACGATCCGTCCGGGTGACCTGATCATCCTGTCCTCGTCGATGATTCCGGGCAACGAGGAGGCCATCTTCTCGGTCATCAACAACCTCTCCCAGATCGGCGCGGAGATCGTGACCAACAAGGACGCCAACGTCCACGCCTCCGGCCACGGATACGCCGGCGAGCTCCTGTTCCTCTACAACGCGGCCCGTCCGAAGAACGCCATGCCGGTGCACGGCGAGTGGCGCCACCTGCGCGCCAACGGCGACCTGGCGGTCTCCACGGGCGTCAAGCGGGAGGGCATCATGCTCGCCCAGAACGGCGTCGTCGTCGATCTCAACAACGGCAAGGCCCAGGTCGTCGGCCAGTTCCCGGTCGGTCACCTCTACGTCGACGGCAACTCCATGGGCGAGGTTGAGGCCGACGTCCTGGCTGACCGCACCGCCCTGGGGTCCGGCGGCGTGGTCTCCGTGACCGCCGTCATCAACGATTCCACCGGCCGCCTGCTGGAGGCGCCGAAGGTGTCGACCACCGGCGTCGCCGAGGACGACCGTGGCCAGGTTCTCGAGCTCGTCGAGATCGCCGAGAACACGATGAACGATCTCGCCGCTGAGGGCGAGAACGACATCTACCGCATGGTTCAGCAGCTCCGCCGCCGTCTGGGCAGGCACATCTCCCAGAAGTACGGCCGTGAGCCGATGATCCTGCCGACCATCGTCCCGATCGCCGCCGACACCGGTGCGGTCGACGACGAGGACGTCGAGGCGGCCCGCGAGTCGCTCTAA
- a CDS encoding TIGR03085 family metal-binding protein — protein sequence MSFSAAERRHLADLLHRTGPDQDTLCEGWSTRDLAAHLYVRENNLLAAGGVALPVLEPRLVRAMEQQKARDFDELVDAWAAGPPRLSPYSFLDSKVNAAEHFVHHEDVRRGGGVVEPREFSRAVEEQLGTALKISAPMMLRGSRLPVVLTPRGSTPIVVGGRRGVSRRGDDVVRVSGAVGELLLWVFGRDAVEVEIDGDVSAVSRPGA from the coding sequence ATGTCATTTTCCGCTGCTGAACGACGCCACCTCGCCGACCTGCTCCACCGGACCGGCCCGGACCAGGACACGCTGTGCGAGGGCTGGAGCACCCGCGACCTCGCCGCCCACCTCTACGTCCGGGAGAATAACCTCCTCGCCGCCGGCGGGGTGGCCCTGCCCGTGCTGGAACCCAGGTTGGTCAGGGCCATGGAGCAGCAGAAGGCCCGCGACTTCGATGAGCTGGTCGACGCTTGGGCGGCCGGACCCCCGCGCCTGAGTCCTTATTCCTTCCTTGACTCCAAGGTGAATGCCGCGGAACACTTCGTCCATCACGAGGACGTGCGGCGGGGTGGGGGTGTCGTGGAGCCACGCGAGTTCAGTCGGGCCGTCGAGGAGCAGCTGGGGACGGCCCTGAAGATCTCGGCGCCGATGATGCTGCGCGGCTCGCGTCTGCCGGTCGTGCTGACTCCGCGGGGATCCACGCCCATCGTCGTCGGCGGCCGAAGGGGCGTCAGCCGGCGCGGTGACGACGTGGTACGGGTGTCCGGGGCGGTGGGGGAGCTGCTGCTGTGGGTGTTCGGACGTGACGCGGTCGAGGTGGAGATCGACGGCGACGTATCGGCGGTCTCGCGTCCGGGCGCCTGA